In Runella sp. SP2, the genomic window AGTTTGGGGTTTCCTGTTTTTGGATTTCGGGCTTTAACTCTAAACCCTAAACTTCAAACCGTAAACCCTAACCCCCCAACTTCAAACCGTAAACTCCAAACCGTAAACCTGGTATTCCTAACGACTCTTTGTGTTTGGTTGTCAGGCTGTTATTCTTTTAGAGGAACAACCCTTTCGCCCGATATAAAAAGTGTGACGATTACAAACTTTACGATGGGAACCGCAGGGGGGCCAGCCAACATGGCATTGCAGTTCAATGAAAAAATGAAGGAGTATTACCAGCGTAATACCAGTTTGGCGTTATTGCCGCTAAACGGCGATTTGCAGTTGGAGGGTTCTATTACTGCCTATGAAGTTACTCCTGCGGCACCTACGGCCAATGACCAAGCAGCACTCAACCGACTTACAATAACGATTCAAGTAAAGTTTACCAACAACAAAGACGAAGAAAAGAACTTCGATCAAAGTTTTTCATTCTTCAAAGATTTTCCTCAAAGTCAGACACTAAGCCAAGTAGAGAGCCGACTTGTACCCCAAATTTTGGATCAAATTGTCCAAGATATTTTTAATAAGTCGGCAGGAGATTGGTAGGTTTTGTATAAAACGACCCCATATATGAGTAATCGTTACGTAAAAGAATCATTTTCGTACTGGACGTCGCATCCAGACGATATTACGGAGGCGGACATTCCCTACCTCCAAGAAGCATCCGATTTGTACCCATATTGTCAAACACTACGGGTATTGGTTGCTAAAGCGACTGCCCTTCATCAGCCAGACGTGGCCGAAGTTCCCATTCAAAAAGCCGCAGCGTATTCAATTAGTCGAAATACCTTGCGAAAACTAATCCAAAACGAATTTCAATGGTCGCCCAATCTCAAGAGTAAAAAATTTGAAAATGTATTGTGGCCAGCTGATTATCAAAAGAAGGACGTAGAGTCATTGGCAAAACCCCGATGGAACTTGCCTGAATTACCAAAAATTAGTCTTTTTGACGAACCATTAGAATCATCACAGCAGAAAACATTAATGCCAGAATTGCCACCTATTGACGACACGACATTGCGCGAGAACGTATTGCAGAATGATTTAGAACAGATTGAGAGTTCAACAGCCGAAGAAAATGTAAAGTTGCACCGAGAACTAGAACGCCAAATTCAGATGGACATCATTGATAGCTTCATCGAAAATGAAGCTCGAATTGGACCCATCCGCGCTAACCTGAACGACGTAGTTAATGTTGAACCAGAAGACCTCGCCAAAAAACGAAATTCTACCGTCAGAGGAGAGGTGGTAAGTGAAGGGATGGCGAGAATCATGGTGCGTCAAGGAAAAATTGAACGGGCCATTGAAATATACGAGCAACTGATGTTGAAAAAACCAGAAAAAAAGGCGTACTTTGCCGAAAAGATAAAAGACTTAACCACGGAGTAGCAAGTGAAAGGTTAATCTTGAACTAGAAAACTCATAACTGAAAACAAAAAAATGTTTACCGTATTTATCGTTGTAATTGCTATTATCGCTGTATTGTTGGTTTTAATCGTACTGGTTCAAAACTCTAAAGGAGGCGGTTTAGCAGGAGAATTTGGAGGAAGCGGTGCGAGCCAAATGTTTGGTGTAAAACGTACTACTGACCTTTTGGAACAAATCACTTGGGGATTAGCAGGTGTGATGGCGATTTTGGCGTTGGTTTCGCATTTGTTCATCGGTGAGCCTCAAGCAGCAGGTGGAATCAATAGCGTAAACGTAGAGAAAGCGAACCAACGTTCGTTGCCTGCGGCTCCAGCGCCTACAACACCTGCACCAGCAACTACACCAGCTCCTGCACAACAACCAGCGCAGAAATAAGTCAGTGTTGCTGCTTCCAATTGGAAGCCTAAAAGCCACGAAGAAATCAATTCTTCGTGGCTTTTTTTATGGATTTAAGAATAAGCGCTGGTGTAGCTTTGGAGTGTACCGAGGTATTTTTGGGGGAGACAAATCTGAATGCCGTCGATGGTACAGCAAATAAAGGTTTGTAGGAAAAAACGCTTACTTTCCCAATGACGAATTTTTGTCCAAGGAAAAAGAAGTGGCGGATGCCCGAACTGGAAAAATGGCATAATGTGCAGATACATCCCTTCTTGGGTAAAGGCGAGCCGAAGCAAGCCGTTATAATTGGAGAGACCAACCCGCCCCGTCACGTTGGCATAAAAACCCTCTTTTAAGGGTTGGGTAGCGAATTTTTTAGCTAGGTTTTGCCAACCACTGACGTGTGAAAAACCATAGACAATTACCGACCACAGAATGGAAAATACGACCATAAAAGCGAAGGCGATGCCTGCAATATACAATGCCATTTCCATGAGTTTAGCTGGTTATTCGGTGGGCGAGTTGAAAAAAGTGATAGACTTGCTGAAATACCTTGCGTTTACGGCGCGCAATAGGTAGGCACACCCCATTTTGAAGATGCACTTCGTATTCAGGAAAATCACAGGAAGTAATCGAATCAAGATTGACTAAAAACGATTTATGAATGCGGGCGAAAGGATAGGTTTTTAGTTCTTGGTTGTATTCTTTTAAAGTTTTTGCCACCAGAAAACGCTGCCCGTCTTTTAGATAGATATTACTGTAGTTGACATCACTTTGGATATAAAGTATTTGATTGATTGGGATACTGACAAAGCGATTCATGTAGGGTAATGTGAGTTTGGGAATGGAAACTTTCCGCTGAGGGACTTTTACAAGCTGGGGCAAAAGCGGGTGAGTGAGCGCGTTCATAACTTCAAGGGGTTTTGTTATTTTGATGATTCAAAAATAAATTGGACAAAATCCCCGAAAAACTACCGATGAATAACTGGCGGCATCTGTAAAAAGGTGGTGGACTTGGATGTATTTTTGGTAATTTGCTATTTTGGGGATTGTTCAAAACATTGATTGGAAAAACATGCGGCTTAAAGGCGGGCTTTTGTTGTACTTGCTAGGGTGGGGTATTCCATCGCTGTTTGCGCAGGTGTTTCAAAATGCTTGGGTAGAAAATTTTGACAACCGAAACGGCCTTTCCCAAAACACAGTTTGGAGCATCAGTCAAGATAGTCGGGGTTTTCTTTGGGTAGGTACCGACGATGGGTTGCTACGGTACGACGGGTATCAGTTCAAACCCTATCGGGCGCAGATTGGCAAAGCAGCGGGGGGGCTTCCAAGCAATAGTATTCGGCAGTTATTCCACAATGGCGACGAGCACCTTTGGGTAGGGACACGGAATGGCATTGCCCAACTCAATATATTGACGGATTCTATACGTACGTATTTGCCAAACGTTAGAATACGAAAAATCCTGCCAGGCGCAAAAGGGAAGCTTTGGGTTGGTACGAACAAAGGTCTTTATTTTCTAGATACTAAAAGCAAACGTACCTACTGCAAAATTCCTAAGCTTAATATACTAAATGCCGCACAGCTTGATACCGACAGGCTATTGATTTCTACCAGCGACAACTATTGGTTGTTGGACGTCAAAAAAAATAAGTACAAGGTAGTGTCTTTTGGGCTGGCTCCCGACAATGACATTCGTCCGATGCAAGTATATAACAACTTGATTTGGATCGGGGTTGAAAATGAAGGCGTTTGGGTTTTTGATAGTCATTCCCTGAAATTGGTAAAAAAGTATTCTTTACGAGCCTTTTTTCCTGAGCTTATTACATTCCCAATTCGGTCGATGACAATTGGCAAAAATGGGAGATGTTGGTTGAGCCTACAGTCGGGGTTGGTTTGTTTGGATACCAAAACCGAAAAAATGGATTTTCTGCCGTCCGATTTGACGTACCAGCGCCTCAACAGCCTCAAAGGATCGCCGCTGAACGACATTTTTGAAGATAATTCGGGTTTAGTGTGGGTGGGAAGTAATAACAGTGGGCTGAACAAAATAAATCTTCGATTGGGTAAATTTCGGACCATAAATCAAGATAATGGGCTGAATTACAACTTTGTTTTGTCTTTTGCTGAGTCGGGCGAGAATCTGTTGGTGGGAACAGATGGTGAAGGAATCAACGTGTGGAATAAGAAGACTGGAAAAGTGAGGGTGAGCAAGCCAGAAACAGAAGGGCGAAGCCAGGTCTTTGCAATGATTGAGGTCGAACCAAGCCTTTTTTGGGGGGCAACGAGCAATGGCTTGGTGCAGTTTGATGCTAAAAAAGGAAATTTTACCGCACCTTCGCTTGCGTGTAAGGCAGCCTTCGATACGCTCCAATCAACCGCAATTCGGACGATTTATATGGATAGCCGAA contains:
- a CDS encoding LptE family protein, which translates into the protein MKKISFRFPVSGFLFRVLSLGFPVFGFRALTLNPKLQTVNPNPPTSNRKLQTVNLVFLTTLCVWLSGCYSFRGTTLSPDIKSVTITNFTMGTAGGPANMALQFNEKMKEYYQRNTSLALLPLNGDLQLEGSITAYEVTPAAPTANDQAALNRLTITIQVKFTNNKDEEKNFDQSFSFFKDFPQSQTLSQVESRLVPQILDQIVQDIFNKSAGDW
- the secG gene encoding preprotein translocase subunit SecG; the encoded protein is MFTVFIVVIAIIAVLLVLIVLVQNSKGGGLAGEFGGSGASQMFGVKRTTDLLEQITWGLAGVMAILALVSHLFIGEPQAAGGINSVNVEKANQRSLPAAPAPTTPAPATTPAPAQQPAQK
- a CDS encoding LytTR family DNA-binding domain-containing protein, whose translation is MNALTHPLLPQLVKVPQRKVSIPKLTLPYMNRFVSIPINQILYIQSDVNYSNIYLKDGQRFLVAKTLKEYNQELKTYPFARIHKSFLVNLDSITSCDFPEYEVHLQNGVCLPIARRKRKVFQQVYHFFQLAHRITS